Proteins from one Thioflavicoccus mobilis 8321 genomic window:
- the pilB gene encoding type IV-A pilus assembly ATPase PilB, with product MATTQPSLNPSGLAWRLVRDRLITEDVARTAHAEASKRREPFVHYLVQQQILDSRRIAIAACHEFGVPLFDISALDLQQAPVNLVDERLIRRHRALPIFRRGNRLFLAVSDPTNDQGVDEIRFNTGLTIEMVLAEEDKLSAAIDRAIEAQDTTTMTEIMDAELETLDIASDDDKSNRDNDLNIDEAPIVRYVNKILIDAITSGASDVHFEPYEKTFRIRFRQDGLLREVASPPSNLAARLVARLKVMSRMNIAERRIPQDGRIKLKLSRNRDIDFRVNTLPTLYGEKVVLRILDSSASTVDVEDLGMDPEQRDVFLEAIDKPYGMVLVTGPTGSGKTVSLYSALNLLNKPEVNISTVEDPVEIVVPGINQVNMNPKTGLTFAAALRAFLRQDPDIIMVGEVRDLETAEIAVKAAQTGHMVLSTLHTNDAPQSLTRLANMGVAPFNIASSILLIMAQRLVRRLCTHCRKPEEIPRETLLVEGFTEKEIEEGLTIYGPVGCERCTKGYKGRTGIFQVMKVSDAISRLILEGGNALQLAEQAKHEGVADLRRSGLSKVKAGITSLEELNRVTKE from the coding sequence ATGGCAACCACGCAACCTTCCCTGAACCCTTCCGGCCTCGCCTGGCGGCTGGTGCGCGATCGCCTGATCACTGAGGACGTGGCCCGCACCGCGCACGCCGAAGCCTCGAAGCGCCGCGAGCCGTTCGTGCACTACCTGGTGCAGCAACAGATCCTCGACAGCCGGCGCATCGCCATCGCTGCCTGCCACGAATTCGGGGTGCCACTGTTCGACATCAGCGCCCTCGATCTGCAACAGGCGCCTGTCAATCTGGTCGATGAGCGCTTGATCCGCCGTCATCGCGCGCTACCCATCTTTCGTCGTGGCAATCGGCTCTTCCTCGCCGTCTCCGATCCGACCAATGATCAGGGCGTCGACGAGATCCGCTTCAACACGGGCCTGACGATCGAGATGGTCCTGGCCGAGGAGGACAAGCTTAGCGCCGCCATCGATCGCGCGATCGAGGCGCAAGACACGACGACGATGACGGAGATCATGGATGCCGAGCTGGAGACGCTCGACATCGCCTCCGACGACGACAAGAGCAACCGCGACAACGATCTCAACATCGACGAAGCCCCGATCGTCCGCTATGTCAACAAGATCCTCATCGACGCGATCACCAGCGGGGCCTCCGACGTCCATTTCGAACCCTACGAGAAGACCTTCCGGATCCGCTTCCGCCAGGACGGCCTGCTGCGCGAGGTCGCGAGCCCACCGAGCAATCTCGCCGCCCGCCTAGTGGCGCGCCTGAAGGTCATGTCGCGGATGAATATCGCCGAGCGACGCATCCCCCAGGATGGGCGAATCAAGCTCAAGCTCAGCCGCAACCGCGATATCGACTTCCGCGTCAACACGCTACCGACCCTCTACGGTGAGAAGGTCGTGCTGCGCATCCTGGACTCCTCGGCCTCGACGGTCGACGTCGAGGATCTCGGCATGGACCCAGAGCAACGCGATGTCTTTCTCGAGGCGATCGACAAGCCCTACGGAATGGTCCTCGTCACGGGGCCGACAGGTTCGGGCAAGACGGTCTCTCTCTACTCGGCGCTCAACCTGCTGAACAAACCGGAGGTCAACATCTCGACGGTCGAGGACCCGGTCGAGATCGTGGTGCCGGGCATCAACCAAGTCAACATGAACCCGAAGACTGGCTTGACCTTCGCCGCGGCGCTGCGCGCCTTCCTGCGCCAGGACCCGGACATCATCATGGTCGGCGAGGTGCGCGACCTCGAAACCGCCGAGATCGCCGTCAAGGCCGCCCAAACCGGCCACATGGTCTTGTCCACACTCCACACCAACGACGCACCGCAGTCGCTGACCCGACTGGCCAACATGGGCGTCGCCCCATTCAACATCGCCTCGTCCATCCTGTTGATCATGGCCCAACGTCTGGTGCGCCGCCTCTGCACGCACTGCCGGAAACCGGAGGAGATTCCGCGCGAGACGCTCTTGGTCGAAGGCTTCACCGAGAAGGAGATCGAGGAAGGGCTGACCATTTATGGGCCGGTCGGCTGCGAGCGCTGTACCAAAGGCTATAAAGGCCGTACCGGTATTTTCCAGGTCATGAAGGTCTCCGATGCGATCAGCCGTCTGATCCTGGAAGGCGGCAACGCGTTGCAGTTGGCCGAACAGGCAAAGCACGAAGGTGTCGCGGATCTGCGGCGCTCCGGTCTTTCGAAGGTGAAGGCCGGTATCACGAGCCTTGAAGAGCTCAATCGGGTTACTAAGGAATAA
- a CDS encoding NYN domain-containing protein: MSCGVRVGVFVDAENVRYNGGYQMRYDVLRRFAGRTGGELLRLNTYMAFDSERAREDYEYAKKARAYQQMVRDFGWKITVKHVRRYTDENGNVTTKANADLDMAVDAMLQANTLDQVLLVTGDGDFLQVVNALQNHGCRVELIGFKNVSRQLQQAVDTFYSGYLIPDLLPISYEPRNDWGNAGSCVRGVCSKWFADKGYGFLRVLKHVSPDLWITDPRDEGSPYMGVFCHANELAEDVNEDLLMNRETILEFYLNESEQKDNGFTASNVRLATSVNR, from the coding sequence TTGAGCTGCGGTGTAAGAGTAGGCGTCTTCGTCGACGCCGAGAATGTGCGCTATAACGGCGGCTATCAGATGCGCTATGACGTGCTGCGCCGCTTCGCCGGGCGCACCGGTGGCGAGCTACTGCGATTGAACACCTACATGGCCTTCGATTCCGAGCGCGCCCGAGAGGATTACGAATACGCGAAGAAGGCCCGCGCCTATCAACAAATGGTGCGGGACTTCGGCTGGAAGATCACGGTCAAGCACGTCCGCCGCTACACGGACGAAAACGGCAACGTCACGACCAAAGCGAACGCCGATCTCGATATGGCTGTCGACGCGATGCTCCAGGCGAACACGCTCGATCAGGTCCTGCTCGTCACAGGTGACGGCGACTTTCTGCAGGTCGTCAACGCGCTACAGAACCACGGCTGCCGCGTCGAACTCATCGGCTTCAAGAACGTCTCGCGACAGCTGCAACAGGCCGTGGATACCTTCTATTCCGGCTACCTGATCCCGGATCTGCTACCGATCTCCTACGAACCGCGAAACGATTGGGGTAACGCCGGCTCCTGCGTGCGCGGCGTCTGCTCGAAATGGTTCGCCGATAAGGGCTACGGCTTCTTGCGGGTCCTCAAACACGTCTCACCGGACCTTTGGATCACCGATCCGCGCGATGAGGGCTCGCCCTACATGGGCGTCTTCTGCCATGCCAACGAATTGGCCGAGGACGTCAACGAAGACCTGCTGATGAATCGCGAAACCATCCTTGAATTTTATCTCAACGAAAGCGAGCAGAAGGACAATGGCTTCACCGCCAGCAATGTACGGCTCGCCACGTCGGTCAATCGCTGA
- the acs gene encoding acetate--CoA ligase, with protein sequence MSEHKTYPVPETIAAKAHITQDLYATMYRRSVDDPEGFWAEQAERFVTWFKKWDKVMDYSYQADDLYVRWFDGGKLNIAYNCLDRHLDSRGDQVAIIWEGDNPEEDRKLTYRELHAEVCKLANVLKSRGVNKGDRVCIYLPMIPEAAVAMLACARIGAVHSIVFGGFSPDSLRDRILDSDCQTLITSDESVRGGRHVPLKKNADTALTECPNVNTVVVVQRTGGSIEWTEGRDIWYHEAMANAATDCPAEEMDAEDPLFILYTSGSTGKPKGVLHTTGGYLVFAAMTHKYAFDYQDGEVYWCTADVGWVTGHTYIVYGPLANGASSLMFEGIPNYPDVSRFWQVIDKHQVSIFYTAPTAIRALMRAGEEPVKKTSRASLRILGTVGEPINPEAWEWYYKVVGDGRCPVVDTWWQTETGGHLITPLPGATALKPGSATLPFFGVVPALVDPAEGTLIEGPGEGALVLMRPWPGQMRTVYGDHARFVETYFRQYPGYYFTGDGARRDEDGYYWITGRIDDVLNVSGHRLGTAEIESALVLHPHVAEAAVVGYPHDIKGQGIYAYITPMAGIEPSDALKKDLVALVRGEIGPIATVDIIQWAPSLPKTRSGKIMRRILRKIAANEIDTLGDTSTLADPTVVNDLIDKRANQ encoded by the coding sequence ATGTCGGAGCACAAGACCTATCCGGTCCCCGAGACCATTGCCGCTAAGGCCCACATCACCCAGGACCTTTACGCGACCATGTATCGACGCTCGGTTGATGACCCGGAGGGCTTCTGGGCCGAGCAGGCCGAACGCTTCGTCACCTGGTTCAAGAAATGGGACAAGGTGATGGATTACAGCTACCAGGCCGACGACCTGTACGTCCGCTGGTTCGACGGCGGCAAGCTCAACATCGCCTACAACTGCCTCGATCGCCATCTCGATAGCCGCGGCGATCAGGTCGCCATCATCTGGGAGGGGGACAATCCGGAGGAAGACCGCAAGCTGACCTATCGCGAACTGCACGCCGAGGTCTGCAAGCTCGCCAACGTGCTCAAGTCGCGCGGCGTCAACAAGGGCGACCGGGTCTGCATCTACCTGCCGATGATCCCCGAGGCCGCCGTGGCGATGCTCGCCTGCGCCCGCATCGGCGCCGTGCACTCGATCGTCTTCGGTGGCTTCTCGCCGGACAGCCTGCGCGACCGCATCCTCGACTCCGACTGCCAGACCCTGATCACCTCCGACGAGAGCGTGCGCGGCGGCCGCCACGTGCCACTGAAAAAGAACGCCGACACGGCGCTCACCGAATGTCCCAATGTCAACACCGTCGTCGTCGTGCAGCGCACCGGCGGGTCGATCGAGTGGACCGAGGGCCGCGACATCTGGTACCACGAGGCCATGGCGAATGCCGCGACCGACTGCCCGGCCGAAGAGATGGACGCCGAGGACCCGCTGTTCATCCTCTACACCTCCGGCTCCACCGGCAAACCCAAGGGCGTGCTACACACCACCGGCGGCTACCTCGTCTTCGCCGCGATGACGCACAAGTACGCCTTCGACTACCAGGACGGCGAGGTCTACTGGTGCACGGCCGATGTCGGCTGGGTCACCGGACATACCTATATCGTCTATGGCCCGCTGGCCAACGGGGCCAGCTCGCTGATGTTCGAGGGCATCCCGAACTACCCGGACGTCTCGCGCTTCTGGCAGGTCATCGACAAGCACCAGGTGTCGATCTTCTACACCGCCCCGACCGCCATCCGCGCCCTGATGCGCGCTGGCGAGGAGCCGGTCAAGAAGACCTCGCGTGCCTCGCTGCGGATCCTCGGCACCGTGGGCGAGCCGATCAACCCGGAGGCCTGGGAGTGGTACTACAAGGTCGTCGGCGACGGCCGCTGCCCGGTCGTCGATACCTGGTGGCAGACCGAGACCGGCGGCCACCTGATTACGCCGCTGCCAGGCGCCACCGCCTTGAAGCCGGGCTCGGCGACCCTGCCCTTCTTCGGCGTCGTGCCGGCCCTGGTCGATCCCGCCGAGGGGACGCTGATCGAGGGTCCGGGCGAAGGGGCACTGGTCCTGATGCGGCCCTGGCCGGGCCAGATGCGCACCGTCTACGGCGACCACGCGCGTTTCGTCGAGACCTACTTCCGCCAGTACCCGGGCTACTACTTCACCGGCGACGGCGCCCGCCGCGACGAGGACGGCTACTACTGGATCACCGGGCGCATCGATGACGTGCTGAACGTCTCCGGCCACCGCCTCGGCACCGCCGAGATCGAGTCGGCGCTGGTGCTGCACCCGCACGTCGCCGAGGCCGCCGTCGTCGGCTATCCGCATGACATCAAGGGCCAGGGCATCTACGCCTATATCACCCCGATGGCCGGCATCGAACCCAGCGATGCGCTGAAGAAGGATCTCGTCGCCTTGGTGCGCGGCGAGATCGGTCCGATCGCCACCGTCGACATCATCCAGTGGGCGCCGAGCCTGCCAAAGACCCGTTCCGGTAAGATCATGCGGCGCATCCTGCGCAAGATCGCCGCCAACGAGATCGACACGCTCGGGGATACCTCGACCTTGGCCGACCCGACCGTGGTCAACGACCTGATCGACAAACGCGCGAACCAGTAA
- a CDS encoding thioredoxin domain-containing protein, with product MSDSMPPANRLAATASPYLRQHARNPVDWWPWCDAALAEARAQDRPILLSIGYSACHWCHVMAHESFEDPATAALMNRLFVNIKVDREERPDLDRIYQTAHQLLSSRAGGWPLTVFLTPETLEPFFCGTYFPREPRHGLPAFRQLLEGVERAFREQREAIREQSQGLMAALAELAPRAGAIPDSAPLEGARRQLAASFDAARGGFGGAPKFPRVPDLELLLRHWAATDAAGQPDARALAMVTFTLERMIAGGINDQVGGGFYRYSVDDAWMIPHFEKMLYDNAQLLALCCDAWQATSEPVFRAAAEATADWVIGEMQSDEGGYYSALDADSEGQEGRYYVWTREELEGTLAPEEFAAFAARYGLDGPANFEGRWHLHAQAMPAEVAGRLGLTVAQVEGLIDGARRKLLEVRRARVRPACDEKVLTAWNALMIKGMARAARVLARPDYLASAERALGLVRSTLWRDGRLLASYMDGTAHLPAYLDDHAMLIDALLELLQVRWRRDDLRFAIELAEILLARFEDSGEGGFFFTASDHETLIHRPKPLADESLPAGNAVAARVFQRLGHLLGEPRYLEAAARVLAVAGGDMRRAPYAHASLLMALDEHLEPGETVVVRAPPTELPPWLAELQQTYRPRRSALGIPADEQDLPGNLASMGPGPGARAYLCRGTHCEAPIEELARLPA from the coding sequence ATGTCTGATTCGATGCCGCCCGCCAATCGGCTCGCCGCGACCGCGAGCCCCTATCTCCGCCAGCATGCCCGCAATCCGGTCGACTGGTGGCCCTGGTGCGATGCGGCGTTGGCCGAGGCACGCGCGCAGGATCGCCCGATCCTCCTCTCGATCGGCTACTCGGCCTGTCACTGGTGCCATGTCATGGCCCACGAGTCGTTCGAAGACCCGGCGACGGCGGCACTGATGAACCGCCTCTTCGTCAACATCAAGGTAGACCGCGAAGAGCGTCCGGATCTCGATCGGATCTATCAGACCGCCCACCAGCTGCTGTCCTCGCGGGCTGGTGGCTGGCCGCTGACCGTCTTTCTGACGCCGGAGACGCTCGAACCCTTCTTCTGTGGGACCTATTTCCCCCGCGAGCCGCGCCACGGTCTGCCGGCCTTCCGTCAGCTCCTCGAGGGGGTCGAACGGGCTTTCCGCGAACAGCGCGAGGCGATCCGCGAGCAGAGCCAGGGCCTGATGGCGGCGCTCGCAGAGCTGGCCCCGCGGGCCGGCGCGATTCCGGACAGCGCCCCGCTCGAGGGCGCGCGGCGCCAGCTCGCCGCGAGCTTCGATGCCGCGCGTGGGGGCTTCGGCGGCGCGCCCAAGTTCCCGCGTGTCCCGGACCTGGAGCTGTTGTTGCGCCATTGGGCAGCCACCGACGCTGCCGGGCAGCCGGACGCCAGGGCGCTGGCCATGGTCACCTTCACGCTGGAGCGGATGATCGCCGGCGGCATCAACGATCAGGTGGGCGGCGGTTTCTACCGCTATTCGGTCGACGACGCCTGGATGATCCCGCACTTCGAGAAGATGCTCTACGACAACGCCCAGCTCCTGGCATTGTGCTGCGACGCCTGGCAGGCCACCAGCGAGCCGGTCTTTCGCGCCGCCGCCGAGGCCACCGCGGACTGGGTCATCGGTGAGATGCAGTCCGACGAGGGCGGCTATTACTCGGCGCTCGATGCCGACAGCGAAGGGCAGGAGGGTCGCTACTACGTCTGGACACGCGAGGAGCTCGAAGGGACCCTCGCGCCCGAGGAATTCGCTGCCTTTGCCGCCCGCTATGGCCTCGACGGGCCGGCCAACTTCGAGGGCCGTTGGCACCTACATGCCCAGGCCATGCCCGCCGAGGTCGCAGGGCGCCTCGGTCTGACCGTTGCGCAAGTCGAGGGTCTCATCGACGGGGCCCGGCGCAAGCTCCTCGAGGTCCGCCGCGCGCGGGTACGCCCGGCCTGCGACGAGAAGGTCCTGACCGCCTGGAATGCGCTGATGATCAAGGGCATGGCGCGGGCCGCCCGGGTCCTGGCGCGACCTGACTATCTGGCCTCGGCCGAGCGGGCACTGGGGCTCGTGCGCTCGACGCTGTGGCGTGATGGGCGTCTGCTGGCGAGTTACATGGACGGCACTGCCCACCTGCCGGCCTACCTCGACGATCATGCGATGTTGATCGACGCCCTGTTGGAGCTGCTCCAGGTCCGCTGGCGGCGCGACGACCTGAGGTTCGCGATCGAACTCGCGGAGATCCTGCTGGCACGCTTCGAGGATTCGGGCGAGGGCGGCTTCTTCTTCACCGCCAGCGATCATGAGACGCTGATTCACCGGCCCAAGCCGCTGGCCGACGAATCGCTGCCGGCCGGCAACGCCGTGGCGGCGCGCGTCTTTCAGCGGCTCGGTCACCTGCTCGGCGAGCCGCGCTATCTGGAGGCGGCCGCGCGGGTCCTGGCGGTCGCCGGCGGGGACATGCGGCGCGCCCCCTACGCCCATGCCAGTCTGCTGATGGCCCTCGATGAGCACCTCGAACCCGGTGAGACGGTCGTGGTGCGGGCGCCACCGACCGAGCTCCCGCCATGGCTGGCCGAGCTCCAGCAGACCTATCGGCCGCGTCGCTCGGCCCTGGGCATCCCCGCCGACGAGCAGGACCTGCCGGGGAACCTGGCGAGCATGGGGCCGGGGCCGGGGGCGCGGGCCTATCTCTGCCGCGGCACCCATTGCGAGGCGCCGATCGAGGAGCTTGCGCGATTGCCGGCTTGA